Proteins from a genomic interval of Crassostrea angulata isolate pt1a10 chromosome 7, ASM2561291v2, whole genome shotgun sequence:
- the LOC128193196 gene encoding LOW QUALITY PROTEIN: zinc metalloproteinase/disintegrin-like (The sequence of the model RefSeq protein was modified relative to this genomic sequence to represent the inferred CDS: deleted 1 base in 1 codon) — protein MFSLWMNQGLILMVKMHLLVGFFPDFQAKENINWVDVMIKVSTNRGRILRSTALPRQLLVSLNMSTDQLITFDLKENGEINSNIPIYTTDTDGKIRVQQPASLENVKYYQDQKHSASFMIETNYSSSCMVATFLYQNNEYMMRPEHCVSDIGKDMKFQLAKLNRTHILHSQPLKTDSRQQMFSSNQLERHKRASTDYKIEMFFIIDYSIYNYWYIRSEATTASGKDKEAKNSIIQFYSFVVNGIDVRYKSIQSWFTISILYSGIYIADAPEKAQFIENNKDTSSSQTMADSTVVLNAVTSWINGMSGIPPHDHAMMFTRYDFTNKGSSSNVGLAYVSGMCSDQSVSVVEDHFDFSVLTSAAHELGHGLGAQHDGSGNACDSDDSYIMSAVSRPVQNQNPWKFSTCSVNYFTTFINKLNQEDKNCMTVLSPSYDPGTLKQYTSLPGEIYDADSHCRHIVGPGSSFCRGLYDGNFSSICTTLWCRKTDGSGGCTSAVAGNGLRCGNKKWCISGKCKYDECAPPGDDACLYGDAKGVVTTYSSKEITCSFEDISDYPSVCYHVKDKCCQQCRHFYTGIAGCEYGDRASGCYTRICPVNPSVCCGTCYSGPTLTKPTQKPTTKYNNPCKTTVMTNKGATNCIIRKCEILSRSEAQRFFMIETNYSSSCMV, from the exons ATGTTTTCACTTTGGATGAATCAAGGACTGATTTTAATGGTAAAAATGCACCTACTTGTCGGATTTTTTCCGGATTTTCAAGCCAAGGAAAACATAAACTGGG TTGATGTCATGATCAAGGTATCTACGAACAGAGGCAGAATTCTGAGGTCCACTGCCTTGCCCAGACAATTGCTCGTAAGCTTAAACATGAGCACTGATCAGCTGATCACATTTGATCTGAAAGAAAATGGGGAAATCAACTCGAATATACCAATTTATACAACAGACACGGATGGGAAAATAAGGGTGCAACAGCCTGCATCATTAGAA aatgtgAAATACTATCAAGATCAGAAGCACAGCGCTTCTTTTATGATAGAAACAAACTACTCTTCGTCATGCATG gttgcaacatttttatatcaaaacaacGAGTACATGATGAGACCAGAGCACTGCGTGTCTGATATAGGAAAAGACATGAAGTTCCAATTAGCTAAACTAAACAGAACTCATATATTGCACAGCCAACCTCTCAAGAccg ATAGTCGCCAACAAATGTTCTCTTCTAACCAACTTGAAAGACACAAACGAGCGAGTACGGACTACAAGATAGAAATGTTCTTCATCATAGACTACTCAATCTACAACTA TTGGTATATACGTAGTGAAGCAACGACCGCCAGTGGCAAAGACAAGGAGGCCAAAAACAGCATTATACAGTTCTACTCCTTCGTTGTAAATGGG ATCGATGTTCGTTATAAATCTATACAATCGTGGTTCACAATATCCATTTTGTATTCTGGGATATACATTGCCGAT GCACCAGAGAAAGCACAGTTCATAGAAAACAATAAAGATACGTCATCTTCCCAAACAATGGCTGACTCAACCGTCGTTCTTAACGCCGTCACTTCTTGGATCAATGGTATGTCTGGAATACCGCCACATGACCATGCCATGATGTTTACCAG GTATGACTTTACCAACAAGGGATCTTCTAGCAATGTGGGACTTGCCTACGTATCAGGCATGTGTTCAGACCAGTCGGTATCGGTGGTGGAAGACCACTTTGATTTTTCTGTACTTACATCAGCTGCACATGAATTAGGACATGG ACTAGGTGCTCAGCATGACGGCAGTGGTAATGCGTGTGACAGCGATGATTCTTACATAATGTCAGCAGTCAGTAGGCCAGTGCAAAACCAAAATCCATGGAAATTCTCAACATGCTCTGTCAACTATTTTACAACCTTTATAAACAAACTTAACCA aGAAGATAAAAACTGCATGACTGTATTAAGTCCTAGTTATGACCCTGGAACACTTAAACAGTATACGTCACTTCCGGGAGAAATTTATGATGCTGATTCTCACTGTCGACACATCGTTGGACCAGGTTCTTCGTTTTGTAGG GGTCTTTATGATGGTAACTTTTCGAGTATCTGCACTACACTTTGGTGTCGGAAAACAGACGGAAGTGGTGGTTGTACTTCTGCTGTTGCAGGAAATGGCCTTCGGTGTGGAAATAAAAAG tggTGTATTTCTGGCAAGTGCAAGTATGATGAGTGTGCGCCTCCTGGAGATG ATGCTTGCTTATATGGAGATGCTAAAGGAGTAGTCACGACTTATAGCAGTAAAGAAATCACTTGTTCTTTTGAGGACATAAGTGATTATCCATCGGTTTGTTATCACGTAAAAGACAAATGCTGCCAGCAATGCAGACACTTCTACACCGGAATAGCAG GGTGTGAGTATGGAGACAGAGCTTCTGGTTGTTATACTCGTATTTGTCCGGTTAATCCTTCCGTTTGCTGTGGTACATGTTATAGTGGTCCAACACTAACCAAACCCACCCAGAAACCAACAACCAAGTACAATAACCCTTGCAAAACCACAGTTATGACAAATAAGGGTGCAACAAACTGCATCATTAGAA AATGTGAAATACTATCAAGATCAGAAGCACAGCGCTTC TTTATGATAGAAACAAACTACTCTTCGTCATGCATGGTATGA